From Nerophis lumbriciformis linkage group LG13, RoL_Nlum_v2.1, whole genome shotgun sequence, one genomic window encodes:
- the LOC133613252 gene encoding uncharacterized protein encodes MIDTYQATLVCSTESKHSPLLKFKWRSGGNEQTGPNLAITLRKFLNHQVYHCEVSNPLTIEMATFTAKDCLSGKLTVAEMVVIITSIVALVFIGLCIFLGFYKKYQERRKREQHRREAYHEYLQDRKKMMELYKIKNPNELWFLDLYDELKPYGITISACTDIFSETILWMEADNNDGDPAVFLNHFLDTVTRIGGCPQRLLFKPSRENEHIITAQTFLRRNHTDCYAGEDSVMDGFSLRRHMWLHTCTPWKYCFANLGELGHFTGKDLDKNLIQFCFLHIIQDQLKEFVGKFNRNILTSQRDGPAEDKLQTVLPEDIDECRRRWCTPRGRYPCDETLFIRWELIRTENGWRVPVDECTARKLYLDLRKETREDDEVVMETSSDEEEQVAGLLE; translated from the exons ATGATTGACACATACCAGGCGACGCTCGTGTGCTCAACAGAGTCCAAACATTCTCCTTTATTAAAGTTTAAGTGGAGATCAGGTGGAAATGAGCAAACTGGACCAAATTTAGCAATAACTCTCAGGAAGTTTCTTAATCATCAAGTTTATCATTGTGAGGTCAGCAACCCTCTGACCATTGAAATGGCTACATTCACTGCTAAGGACTGCTTATCTG GCAAATTAACTGTTGCTGAAATGGTTGTCATCATCACTTCCATCGTTGCACTCGTGTTTATTGGGCTCTGCATCTTCTTGGGATTCTACAAAAAATATCAAg AACGCCGTAAAAGAGAGCAACATAGAAGAGAAG CATATCATGAATATTTACAAGATAGAAAGAAAATGATGGAGTTATACAAAATCAAGAATCCCAACGAGTTATGGTTTTTGGACTTATATGACGAACTGAAGCCGTATGGTATTACAATTAGTGCCTGCACTGACATATTTAGTGAAACCATATTGTGGATGGAAGCAGACAATAATGACGGTGATCCTGCAGTATTTCTCAACCACTTCCTGGACACAGTGACTCGTATTGGAGGTTGTCCACAGCGACTGCTGTTCAAACCAAGTAGAGAAAATGAACACATCATAACAGCACAAACTTTCCTGCGTAGGAATCATACAGACTGTTATGCTGGGGAGGACAGTGTGATGGATGGATTCAGCTTGAGACGTCACATGTGGTTACACACATGTACGCCATGGAAGTACTGTTTTGCAAATCTTGGAGAATTAGGACATTTCACAGGAAAAGATTTGGACAAGAACCTCATACAGTTCTGCTTCCTCCACATCATCCag GATCAGCTGAAGGAGTTTGTTGGAAAATTCAATAGGAACATACTCACGTCACAACGTGATGGACCAGCAGAGGACAAACTCCAAACTGTTCTCCCAGAGGATATTGATGAGTGCAGGAGGAGGTGGTGTACCCCAAGAGGGCGGTACCCCTGTGATGAAACACTCTTCATCCGCTGGGAGCTCATTAGGACTGAAAATGGTTGGAGAGTTCCAGTGGACGAATGTACAGCTCGAAAACTGTATTTAGATTTAAGAAAGGAGACTCGTGAAGATGATGAAGTTGTGATGGAAACATCTAGTGATGAGGAAGAACAGGTGGCAGGTTTGTTAGAATAA